Proteins encoded by one window of Streptomyces clavuligerus:
- a CDS encoding molybdopterin-containing oxidoreductase family protein: MTATGPGHQPEQRPEHRPERGAEPRPEHGPEHGPEHGSGRSRTVATACQFCNANCRLLVDLRGDRITGVRGETRDPVQAGGVCVKAGMMAELIGHEERLTTPLRRVSGAKGSPLTRFEPIGWDEALETVARRFLAMRDAGEAHTIANRTTGRMLRGTGSLVSRLFAMLGSPNATDVGPVCNDAGGNALAATFGLGYFTNGYGVDPATGREDLGSARSLLLFGTNQAETHPVTFDHLLRERERTGARITVVDPRLTPTGAVADRWVAPKPHTDLALVLGMLHHIVTAGLQDDAFVDRWVLGFPELRAHLLREGCSASWAAGVTGVPERVITEIAEEYATARPAALFCNAGISHQTGAFDTYRALSFLAAVTGNVGVPGGGCNFMHNTWPGELRLPPLGAPVPAPARQALPVGPDVFAESVLTGSPYRLRAIVAQGNPLVSSARTGRVRAAFERLDFFVYTGLFLEEAAFYADIVLPVTAGLETEGVYMRRDDRAVRWQERAVPPAGDCRTDPELWIGLAHALARLDTRRPAAEWRQAFPARWLDYRELWADFTAHTPGMAGMTEERLRARAEPLRWPCPTPDHPGVSTLYLDHPSWYEAVASLGPEHRGQRFPTPSGKVEILTPRLAAELAPTGHGALPVFYTHPDVTGDHPVLRYGSSFVPNPVNPGALTRPVTIGPRPGPAPHDAYPLMGITGRPGVVHFAGVTHWTRTGKERDGVRQVQIHPRTARDLGIDDGAPVRVESARGAVTGTARLWEGIREDTVFVPNTFGPAQRMGDAVGVPRYEPVNVLVDDVHHDNLSGQQAYKCFACRVVPDPEPATGAGGGTGGVPLRY, from the coding sequence GTGACCGCCACCGGACCGGGGCACCAGCCGGAGCAGCGGCCGGAACACAGGCCCGAGCGCGGAGCGGAGCCCAGACCCGAGCACGGACCCGAGCACGGACCGGAGCACGGGTCCGGCCGCAGCCGCACGGTCGCCACCGCCTGCCAGTTCTGCAACGCCAACTGCCGGCTGCTGGTCGATCTCCGGGGCGACCGGATCACCGGGGTGCGGGGCGAGACCCGCGACCCCGTCCAGGCGGGCGGGGTCTGTGTGAAGGCGGGCATGATGGCCGAGCTGATCGGCCACGAGGAGCGGCTGACCACCCCCCTGCGCCGGGTCTCCGGCGCCAAGGGCTCCCCCCTCACCCGCTTCGAACCGATCGGCTGGGACGAGGCCCTGGAGACGGTCGCCCGCCGATTCCTCGCCATGCGGGACGCGGGCGAGGCCCACACCATCGCCAACCGCACCACCGGCCGGATGCTGCGCGGCACCGGTTCCCTCGTCTCCCGTCTCTTCGCGATGCTGGGCAGCCCCAACGCCACCGATGTCGGCCCGGTCTGCAACGACGCGGGCGGCAACGCGCTGGCCGCCACCTTCGGCCTCGGCTACTTCACCAACGGCTACGGGGTCGACCCCGCCACCGGGCGGGAGGACCTGGGCTCGGCCCGCTCGCTGCTGCTCTTCGGTACGAACCAGGCCGAGACCCACCCGGTGACCTTCGACCATCTGCTGCGGGAACGGGAGCGCACGGGAGCGCGGATCACCGTCGTGGACCCCCGGCTCACCCCCACCGGCGCCGTCGCCGACCGCTGGGTCGCCCCCAAGCCCCACACGGACCTCGCCCTGGTCCTGGGCATGCTGCACCACATCGTCACCGCCGGGCTCCAGGACGACGCCTTCGTCGACCGCTGGGTCCTGGGCTTCCCCGAGCTGCGCGCCCATCTGCTCCGCGAGGGCTGCTCGGCGTCCTGGGCGGCGGGGGTGACCGGGGTGCCCGAGCGGGTGATCACCGAGATCGCCGAGGAGTACGCGACGGCCAGGCCCGCCGCCCTCTTCTGCAACGCGGGGATCTCCCACCAGACCGGCGCCTTCGACACCTACCGCGCCCTGAGCTTCCTCGCCGCGGTCACCGGCAATGTCGGGGTCCCCGGCGGCGGCTGCAACTTCATGCACAACACGTGGCCGGGCGAGCTGCGGCTGCCGCCGCTCGGGGCACCGGTCCCCGCACCCGCCCGGCAGGCGCTGCCCGTCGGCCCCGACGTCTTCGCCGAGTCCGTCCTCACCGGCAGCCCCTACCGGCTGCGGGCCATCGTGGCCCAGGGCAATCCGCTGGTCTCCTCCGCCCGCACCGGACGGGTCCGCGCCGCCTTCGAGCGGCTGGACTTCTTCGTCTACACCGGTCTCTTCCTGGAGGAGGCCGCCTTCTACGCGGACATCGTGCTGCCGGTGACGGCCGGGCTGGAGACCGAGGGCGTCTATATGCGGCGCGACGACCGGGCCGTCCGCTGGCAGGAGCGGGCCGTGCCACCCGCTGGCGACTGCCGTACCGACCCGGAGCTGTGGATCGGACTCGCCCACGCCCTGGCCCGGCTGGACACCCGGCGGCCGGCGGCCGAGTGGCGGCAGGCGTTCCCCGCGCGCTGGCTCGACTACCGGGAGCTGTGGGCCGACTTCACCGCCCACACCCCGGGCATGGCGGGCATGACCGAGGAACGGCTGCGCGCACGCGCCGAACCGCTGCGGTGGCCCTGCCCCACACCCGACCACCCGGGGGTGAGCACCCTCTATCTCGACCATCCCTCCTGGTACGAGGCCGTCGCCTCCCTCGGCCCCGAGCACCGGGGGCAGCGGTTCCCCACCCCGTCCGGGAAGGTCGAGATCCTCACCCCGCGCCTCGCGGCGGAACTGGCCCCCACCGGGCACGGCGCGCTCCCCGTCTTCTACACCCACCCCGATGTCACCGGGGACCACCCGGTGCTGCGCTACGGCTCCTCCTTCGTCCCGAACCCGGTCAACCCCGGGGCGCTGACCCGCCCGGTGACCATCGGCCCCCGGCCCGGTCCCGCGCCGCACGACGCGTACCCCCTGATGGGCATCACGGGGCGCCCCGGTGTCGTCCACTTCGCCGGGGTGACCCACTGGACCCGTACCGGCAAGGAGCGGGACGGGGTCCGGCAGGTCCAGATCCACCCCCGGACGGCGCGGGACCTGGGCATCGACGACGGCGCCCCCGTGCGGGTGGAGAGTGCCCGGGGCGCGGTGACGGGAACGGCGCGGCTGTGGGAGGGCATCCGCGAGGACACCGTCTTCGTCCCCAACACCTTCGGGCCCGCCCAGCGGATGGGGGACGCCGTCGGGGTGCCGCGCTACGAACCCGTCAACGTCCTCGTGGACGATGTCCACCACGACAACCTCTCCGGGCAGCAGGCGTACAAGTGCTTCGCCTGCCGGGTGGTGCCGGACCCGGAGCCCGCGACCGGGGCCGGGGGCGGGACCGGGGGCGTTCCGCTGCGGTACTGA
- a CDS encoding MmpS family transport accessory protein, with protein MRRSLRTCAVAFTAAGLIFGLSACSEAEKAKEKVEKEAVDQVDKAVNEEYEVTYEVTGSGVDSIQYTVSGGSAMEPKMETVEKPALPWTKTVKLRGITPPSVLPVALDATGAKVSCKIVHKGKTLKEETGEGLAAAGGCVAVSPIG; from the coding sequence ATGCGCCGTTCCCTTCGTACCTGCGCCGTGGCGTTCACCGCCGCCGGTCTGATCTTCGGTCTCTCCGCGTGCAGCGAGGCCGAGAAGGCCAAGGAGAAGGTCGAGAAGGAAGCCGTCGACCAGGTCGACAAGGCCGTGAACGAGGAGTACGAGGTCACCTATGAGGTGACGGGCTCGGGTGTGGACTCCATCCAGTACACGGTCAGCGGCGGCTCGGCGATGGAGCCGAAGATGGAGACCGTCGAGAAGCCGGCGCTGCCGTGGACGAAGACGGTGAAGCTGCGCGGGATCACGCCTCCGAGCGTGCTGCCGGTCGCCCTGGACGCGACGGGCGCCAAGGTGAGCTGCAAGATCGTCCACAAGGGCAAGACCCTCAAGGAGGAGACGGGCGAGGGCCTGGCCGCCGCGGGCGGCTGTGTCGCGGTCTCGCCGATCGGCTGA
- a CDS encoding glycoside hydrolase domain-containing protein — MADQMVVRAQRFINTTYGNGATLGISKLDENGQTSWTVMYALTRALQYEMGISSLSDSFGPATLAAIGEKYGKLDDTTIPSANFCRIIQSALYCKGYDGGEIDGKYNARVKAAVQKLHGDMGVGTTYPGSSLWPKTTKGLFNMDAYVTVNGGSNGIRSVQQWLNGKYILRKDFYIIPCDGHHSRDVAKSMLYAVQYELGMADGVANGVFGPGTRSGLKGRTVSTGSTGVWVQLFSGGMLLNQRSVSFTSSFDSALANATSAFQSFVKLPVTGQGDFSTWASLLVSYGDQDRKGQACDGVTKITTARANTLKAEGITYVGRYLTNPIPNDTVLPEKAIQPGELKTIADNGLRCFPIYQTFGREAAQFNYPAGRAAGMAAINAALEHGFKPGTRIFFAVDFDALDHQVTNNVLPHFRGIQDAVTDDGGTFQIGVYGPRNVCTRVSAAGHSTASFVSDMSSGFSGNFGYPLPNDWAYDQIVTRTVGSGSGAIEIDVNIASGRDIGQASFNPPRPAGPDVRYDFNFLNALHSDLSKYMRSIGYADDGGTGTDARLFTHTQCFETIMSFDQQTTQLSNQYNMRKALIQTSAYWEMRHYDLIDQAVDHAVAAYHLQGVGTKRDSSTGIAQISGEVSIRAWNHCINKGLVTGQILNPTTDADIWTAWQKVNKDNGWSMRTVPLIHLWGVDGKPGGVNPPGGETTLRSMRLDYTEREIFQLIRRYQGFGDEAEADAQKRMALYQIFEKYNSIMRQLAG, encoded by the coding sequence ATGGCCGACCAGATGGTCGTGCGAGCCCAGAGATTCATCAACACCACCTATGGGAATGGTGCGACACTCGGGATATCCAAGCTGGACGAGAACGGCCAGACGAGCTGGACCGTCATGTATGCCCTCACTCGGGCGCTCCAGTACGAGATGGGGATTTCCTCGCTCTCCGACAGCTTCGGCCCGGCCACTCTCGCCGCCATCGGCGAGAAGTACGGAAAGCTGGACGACACGACCATCCCTTCCGCCAACTTCTGCCGCATCATCCAGTCGGCTCTCTACTGCAAGGGCTACGACGGCGGCGAGATCGACGGAAAGTACAACGCCCGGGTGAAAGCCGCGGTGCAGAAGCTGCACGGGGACATGGGTGTAGGCACGACTTACCCGGGAAGCTCCCTGTGGCCGAAGACCACCAAGGGGCTGTTCAACATGGACGCCTATGTCACGGTCAACGGAGGCTCCAACGGCATCCGGTCGGTCCAGCAGTGGCTCAACGGAAAGTACATCCTCCGCAAGGACTTCTACATCATTCCCTGCGACGGCCATCACTCGCGTGATGTGGCCAAATCGATGCTCTACGCGGTCCAGTACGAACTGGGCATGGCCGACGGTGTCGCCAACGGCGTATTCGGCCCGGGCACCAGGTCCGGCCTCAAGGGCCGCACCGTTTCGACCGGGTCCACCGGTGTCTGGGTGCAGCTCTTTTCCGGCGGAATGCTCCTCAACCAGCGGTCGGTCTCCTTCACCAGCAGCTTCGACTCCGCACTCGCCAACGCCACCAGCGCCTTCCAGTCCTTCGTCAAGCTCCCCGTGACCGGCCAGGGCGACTTCTCCACCTGGGCCTCGCTGCTGGTCTCCTACGGCGACCAGGACCGCAAGGGACAGGCTTGCGACGGGGTCACAAAGATCACCACCGCCCGGGCCAACACCTTGAAGGCCGAAGGCATCACCTATGTGGGCCGCTATCTCACCAACCCCATCCCGAACGACACCGTCCTGCCCGAGAAGGCGATCCAGCCGGGTGAGCTGAAGACCATCGCCGACAACGGGCTGCGCTGCTTCCCGATCTATCAGACATTCGGCCGCGAAGCCGCCCAGTTCAACTACCCCGCCGGCCGCGCCGCCGGTATGGCGGCGATCAACGCGGCCCTGGAACACGGCTTCAAGCCCGGAACCCGTATTTTCTTCGCCGTCGACTTCGACGCTCTGGACCATCAGGTGACCAACAATGTCCTGCCGCATTTCCGGGGCATCCAGGACGCGGTGACCGACGACGGCGGCACGTTCCAGATCGGTGTCTACGGCCCGCGGAACGTCTGTACCCGCGTCTCGGCCGCCGGTCACTCCACGGCGTCCTTCGTCTCGGACATGTCCTCCGGGTTCTCCGGGAACTTCGGGTACCCGCTGCCCAACGACTGGGCCTACGACCAGATCGTGACCCGTACGGTCGGATCGGGCAGCGGGGCCATCGAAATCGATGTGAACATCGCGTCCGGGCGGGACATCGGACAGGCGTCCTTCAATCCGCCCCGCCCCGCGGGCCCCGACGTCCGCTACGACTTCAACTTCCTCAACGCCCTGCACAGCGATCTCAGCAAGTACATGCGCTCCATCGGGTACGCCGACGACGGCGGAACCGGCACCGATGCGCGCCTGTTCACACACACGCAGTGCTTCGAGACCATCATGTCCTTCGACCAGCAGACGACCCAGCTGTCGAACCAGTACAACATGCGCAAGGCGCTGATCCAGACATCCGCCTACTGGGAGATGCGGCACTACGACCTCATCGACCAGGCTGTCGACCACGCCGTGGCCGCCTACCACCTCCAGGGCGTGGGCACCAAGCGGGACTCCTCGACCGGGATCGCCCAGATCAGCGGAGAGGTGTCCATACGCGCCTGGAATCACTGCATCAACAAGGGGCTCGTCACGGGGCAGATCCTGAACCCCACCACGGATGCAGATATCTGGACCGCGTGGCAGAAAGTCAACAAGGACAACGGCTGGAGCATGAGGACCGTCCCCCTCATCCACCTGTGGGGCGTCGACGGAAAGCCGGGAGGAGTGAACCCGCCGGGCGGGGAGACGACTCTGCGCTCGATGCGCCTCGATTACACCGAGCGCGAGATCTTCCAGCTCATTCGCCGGTATCAGGGGTTCGGTGATGAAGCCGAGGCCGATGCCCAGAAGCGGATGGCGCTGTACCAGATCTTTGAGAAGTACAACAGCATCATGAGGCAACTGGCAGGATAA
- a CDS encoding S8 family peptidase, with protein MTGPATAVAENRDGDRPGTARTEPSRQHRITLITGDGVFVDTRGRVTGYDRPEERRSIPIRTSTHQGHTYVIPLDAQRLISAGRLDRRLFDITELSTPQARSGYAKGVKAIVAYRGSAAKSARTQVRSAAAGAERGTLTTLGADAVTVAPGNGAELWRALTRPGRGGAAATEPGVDRIWLDGLVRASLDTSVGKIGAPAAWQAGQDGTGVTIAVLDTGIDAAHPDLAGRVVAERNFTTDPDARDGNGHGTHVASTAAGTGAKSGGKFKGVAPGAKLLNGKVLDATGSGFFSDIMLGIDWAVAQGADIVNLSLGGPDAPGIEPMEAQINTLSAEKGVLFAVAAGNDGHAGAGTIGMPGSADAALTVGAVDDQDRLAGFSSRGPRVGDSGLKPDVTAPGVDITAAAPTAMPGQDPAGYTTMSGTSMAAPHVAGAAALLKQKHPGWSGSRIKSALVGSAVSGNHTPYEEGTGRIAVDRAIGQSVVAEPASLDFGRQQWPHHDDKPETKQLTYRNLGTAPVTLDLAVDASGPAGAPVPAGLFALETNRVTVPAGGTASVGFTADTRIGGSADGLYTAAVTATGGGRTVRTAVAVDREIESYNLTLTHIKRPRMASWGTELTGHSGLAKDRRIEPDLTSGAVTIRVPRGDYTLEQIDSTDFQDPNPEVDRIVQPKLSVTQDTAVTLDARTTRPVTIKVPDAQATRLDLEMGYQLGGDGGVGSRLSVGGALRSAHLGPEITDGSLLQTWSGQWNRGTTDYGVTSGDTVRKLATGYTKQYTVSDMAKVEVGLGASATGKESSLSVRGDYPGRGGWSWIPVNSQAAPGVRTVYVSTGDKVTWELEDYISHSNPQGEPEFEGSHVLADRRAYQPGKTYREEFHSGVHGPLLGKGFGVFRDGDTLQGALPVFADGQGNPGYWRYSSVETTLHRGTTEIARNQDPLDGRGTFTVPAGPGDYTLATSIRRDPAVSRTADRIDASWRFSSDTTASRTALPLSTVRFGAWTGLDGTVPAGRVQDVPVIVQGPAATAKSVSLTVRASYDGGRTWKELPVRDGRVSVANPAAGTSVSLGATVTDRHGTGSVTVHNAYFGR; from the coding sequence ATGACCGGCCCGGCGACAGCGGTGGCCGAGAACAGAGACGGAGACCGGCCGGGCACGGCCAGGACGGAGCCCTCCCGCCAGCACCGGATCACCCTCATCACCGGCGACGGTGTTTTTGTCGACACGCGGGGCCGGGTCACCGGATACGACCGGCCCGAGGAGCGCCGGTCGATCCCCATCCGCACCAGCACCCACCAGGGTCACACCTATGTCATCCCGCTCGACGCCCAGCGGCTGATCTCGGCGGGCCGGCTCGACCGGCGGCTGTTCGACATCACCGAGCTGAGCACGCCACAGGCCCGATCCGGGTACGCGAAGGGCGTCAAGGCGATCGTCGCCTACCGCGGCTCCGCGGCGAAGTCGGCCCGTACCCAGGTCCGTTCGGCCGCGGCCGGGGCGGAGCGCGGCACCCTCACCACCCTCGGCGCCGACGCCGTCACCGTGGCACCGGGGAACGGGGCGGAGCTGTGGCGGGCGCTCACCCGCCCCGGGCGCGGCGGCGCGGCGGCCACCGAGCCGGGCGTGGACCGGATCTGGCTCGACGGCCTGGTCCGGGCGAGCCTGGACACCAGCGTCGGGAAGATCGGCGCGCCCGCCGCCTGGCAGGCGGGCCAGGACGGCACCGGCGTCACCATAGCCGTGCTGGACACCGGCATCGACGCCGCCCACCCCGACCTCGCGGGCCGGGTGGTCGCGGAACGGAACTTCACCACCGACCCCGACGCCCGGGACGGGAACGGCCACGGCACCCATGTCGCGTCCACCGCCGCCGGTACGGGGGCGAAGTCCGGCGGGAAGTTCAAGGGGGTCGCCCCCGGGGCGAAGCTCCTCAACGGCAAGGTGCTCGACGCCACCGGCTCGGGCTTCTTCTCCGACATCATGCTGGGGATCGACTGGGCCGTGGCCCAGGGCGCCGACATCGTCAATCTGAGCCTCGGCGGCCCGGACGCCCCCGGGATCGAACCGATGGAGGCCCAGATCAACACGTTGTCGGCGGAGAAGGGCGTGCTCTTCGCCGTCGCCGCGGGCAACGACGGCCACGCGGGCGCGGGCACCATCGGCATGCCCGGCAGCGCCGACGCCGCCCTCACCGTCGGGGCGGTGGACGACCAGGACCGGCTCGCCGGGTTCTCCTCCCGGGGGCCGCGCGTCGGTGACAGCGGACTCAAGCCCGATGTCACCGCCCCCGGTGTCGACATCACGGCCGCCGCCCCCACCGCCATGCCCGGCCAGGACCCGGCGGGCTACACCACGATGTCCGGTACCTCGATGGCGGCTCCGCATGTGGCGGGCGCGGCGGCGCTGCTCAAGCAGAAGCACCCCGGCTGGAGCGGGTCCCGGATCAAGTCGGCCCTGGTCGGGTCGGCGGTCTCCGGGAACCACACGCCCTACGAGGAGGGCACGGGCCGTATCGCGGTGGACCGGGCCATCGGCCAGAGCGTGGTCGCGGAGCCCGCCTCGCTGGACTTCGGCCGCCAGCAGTGGCCGCACCACGACGACAAGCCGGAGACCAAGCAGCTCACCTACCGCAACCTGGGCACCGCGCCCGTCACCCTCGACCTGGCCGTCGACGCGAGCGGTCCGGCCGGAGCCCCCGTACCGGCCGGGCTCTTCGCCCTGGAGACGAACCGGGTCACCGTCCCGGCGGGCGGCACCGCGTCCGTGGGCTTCACGGCGGACACCCGGATCGGCGGCAGCGCCGACGGCCTCTACACGGCGGCCGTCACCGCGACCGGCGGCGGCCGGACCGTCCGTACCGCCGTCGCCGTCGACCGTGAGATCGAGTCCTACAATCTGACGCTCACGCACATCAAGCGGCCCCGGATGGCGAGCTGGGGTACCGAGCTGACGGGCCACTCGGGGCTCGCCAAGGACCGGCGCATCGAGCCGGACCTGACCTCCGGGGCCGTCACCATCCGGGTCCCCAGGGGCGACTACACCCTGGAGCAGATCGACTCCACCGACTTCCAGGACCCCAACCCCGAGGTCGACCGGATCGTCCAGCCGAAGCTGAGCGTCACCCAGGACACCGCGGTGACCCTGGACGCCCGGACCACCCGGCCGGTCACCATCAAGGTGCCCGACGCGCAGGCGACCCGGCTCGACCTGGAGATGGGGTACCAGTTGGGCGGGGACGGCGGTGTGGGCAGCCGTCTCAGCGTCGGAGGCGCACTGCGGAGCGCGCACCTCGGCCCGGAGATCACCGACGGTTCGCTCCTCCAGACCTGGTCCGGACAGTGGAACCGGGGCACCACCGACTACGGGGTCACCTCCGGCGACACGGTACGCAAGCTCGCCACGGGCTACACCAAGCAGTACACCGTCAGCGACATGGCCAAGGTCGAGGTCGGCCTCGGGGCCTCCGCGACGGGCAAGGAGAGCTCGCTGTCGGTACGGGGCGACTACCCCGGCAGGGGCGGCTGGTCGTGGATTCCCGTCAACTCGCAGGCGGCGCCCGGGGTCCGGACGGTGTACGTGTCCACGGGCGACAAGGTGACCTGGGAGCTGGAGGACTACATCTCCCACAGCAACCCGCAGGGGGAACCGGAGTTCGAGGGCAGCCATGTCCTCGCGGACCGCAGGGCCTACCAGCCGGGGAAGACCTACCGCGAGGAGTTCCACTCCGGGGTGCACGGCCCGCTGCTGGGCAAGGGCTTCGGGGTCTTCCGGGACGGTGACACCCTCCAGGGCGCGCTGCCGGTGTTCGCCGACGGCCAGGGCAACCCCGGGTACTGGCGGTACTCGTCGGTGGAGACCACCCTCCACCGGGGGACCACGGAGATCGCCAGGAACCAGGACCCGCTGGACGGCCGGGGCACCTTCACGGTCCCGGCGGGCCCGGGCGACTACACCCTGGCCACCTCCATCCGCCGTGACCCGGCGGTCTCCCGGACCGCCGACCGGATCGACGCCTCCTGGCGCTTCTCCTCCGACACGACGGCCTCCCGGACCGCGCTGCCGCTCTCCACGGTCCGCTTCGGCGCCTGGACCGGCCTCGACGGCACCGTCCCGGCGGGCCGTGTCCAGGATGTGCCCGTGATCGTCCAGGGCCCGGCGGCCACAGCGAAGTCCGTCTCGCTGACGGTGCGGGCCTCGTACGACGGCGGCAGGACCTGGAAGGAACTGCCTGTGCGCGACGGCAGGGTCTCCGTCGCCAACCCGGCCGCGGGGACGTCGGTCTCACTCGGGGCGACGGTCACCGACCGCCACGGCACGGGATCGGTCACCGTCCACAACGCCTACTTCGGCAGGTGA
- a CDS encoding serine/threonine-protein kinase — protein sequence MSGGENGQQRVIDGRFALEARLGGGGMGTVWRARDLVLDRAVALKEVRPPDPALVEYDPEGARTLRARVLREARALARVDHPNVVTIHHVVDSGEDGYPWLVMELVTGGSLQDRLARGPMEPAEVAALGREVLAALRAAHAAGIQHRDVKPANVLLRPDGRPVLTDFGIAAIRESTALTTTGSLIGTPDYMAPERIMGEDGGPGADLWSLAMMLYVAVEGRHPLRRATTMATLAAVLSEEVPPPHRAGPLTGLLNALLVKDPGARPGPEHVDGMLAAVLRAAGRADPAPPGAVAGPGFGPATDPATGSGAATRPVSGSGAWDGATAGAAGEPEVTSYRLTPPVSAGARDLPGTGPGTAAPRPGASPGRARRSRNARMAAIGMSAVGTVLTGVLVWSMLPDDGTRKASGTPLGAGKGPSAASAPPSTPPLPASSSSSSSPSSSSSAGSGAATSRTTSSGAPADRDRRGRKDLLDPDAIRRGIAELTAEMGTDRVAGFSVYPDYISVRPMVEGSDTKYNSYMYRPGEEIVRTPIRSTLTTTQRPVRLSEFDWDAVPELLARADRDLNVEKPTLRYITVRLPQTVFQLGPAMLVYLTDDYGGGYLEADARGRVSKLYPASG from the coding sequence ATGAGCGGCGGGGAGAACGGACAACAACGGGTCATCGACGGACGGTTCGCGCTGGAGGCGCGGCTCGGCGGCGGAGGCATGGGGACGGTGTGGCGCGCCCGGGATCTGGTCCTGGACCGGGCGGTGGCGCTGAAGGAGGTGCGGCCCCCCGACCCGGCGCTCGTCGAGTACGACCCCGAGGGGGCGCGCACCCTCCGGGCCCGGGTGCTGCGCGAGGCCCGGGCCCTGGCCCGGGTCGACCATCCCAACGTGGTGACGATCCACCATGTCGTGGACAGCGGCGAGGACGGATACCCCTGGCTGGTGATGGAGCTGGTGACCGGAGGGTCGCTCCAGGACCGGCTGGCCCGGGGCCCGATGGAGCCCGCCGAGGTGGCCGCTCTCGGCCGGGAGGTCCTGGCGGCGCTGCGGGCCGCGCACGCGGCGGGCATTCAGCACCGCGATGTGAAGCCCGCGAATGTGCTGCTGCGGCCCGACGGGCGGCCGGTCCTCACCGACTTCGGGATCGCCGCCATCCGGGAGTCGACCGCGCTGACCACCACTGGTTCGCTCATCGGGACCCCCGACTACATGGCGCCCGAGCGGATCATGGGGGAGGACGGCGGGCCCGGGGCCGATCTGTGGTCGCTGGCGATGATGCTGTACGTCGCGGTGGAGGGCAGGCATCCGCTGCGCAGGGCCACCACCATGGCCACGCTCGCCGCCGTGCTCAGCGAGGAGGTGCCGCCGCCGCACCGGGCCGGGCCGTTGACCGGGCTGCTCAACGCGCTGCTGGTGAAGGACCCGGGGGCGCGGCCGGGACCGGAGCACGTGGACGGGATGCTGGCCGCCGTGCTGCGGGCCGCGGGCCGGGCCGACCCGGCCCCGCCGGGTGCGGTGGCCGGGCCCGGCTTCGGCCCCGCGACCGACCCCGCGACCGGGTCCGGGGCCGCGACCAGGCCCGTGTCCGGGTCCGGCGCGTGGGACGGCGCCACGGCCGGGGCGGCGGGGGAGCCGGAGGTCACCTCGTACCGGCTCACGCCGCCGGTGTCGGCCGGGGCGCGGGACCTGCCGGGCACCGGACCCGGGACCGCCGCCCCCCGACCCGGAGCGTCCCCGGGACGGGCCCGGCGGAGCCGTAACGCCCGGATGGCGGCCATCGGTATGTCCGCCGTCGGGACCGTGCTGACCGGTGTGCTCGTATGGTCGATGCTGCCCGACGACGGGACGAGGAAGGCGTCCGGCACTCCGCTGGGAGCGGGCAAAGGACCTTCCGCCGCGTCCGCCCCGCCCTCCACACCGCCCCTGCCTGCCTCCTCGTCCTCTTCTTCGTCGCCTTCGTCCTCGTCGTCGGCGGGCTCCGGGGCGGCCACGTCACGCACCACGTCCTCGGGCGCTCCCGCCGACCGGGACCGGCGGGGACGGAAAGATCTGCTCGACCCGGACGCGATCCGGCGGGGGATCGCCGAGCTGACCGCCGAGATGGGCACCGACCGGGTGGCGGGCTTCTCCGTCTACCCGGACTACATCTCCGTCCGCCCGATGGTCGAGGGCAGCGACACCAAGTACAACAGCTATATGTACCGGCCGGGTGAGGAGATCGTCCGTACGCCCATCAGATCGACGCTGACGACGACACAACGGCCGGTACGGCTCTCGGAGTTCGACTGGGACGCCGTGCCGGAGCTGCTGGCGCGGGCCGACCGCGATCTGAACGTCGAGAAGCCGACCCTGCGGTACATCACGGTCAGGCTGCCGCAGACCGTGTTCCAGCTCGGCCCGGCGATGCTCGTCTATCTGACGGACGACTACGGGGGCGGCTATCTGGAGGCCGACGCCCGGGGCCGGGTGAGCAAGCTGTACCCCGCGTCCGGCTGA